The sequence below is a genomic window from Syntrophorhabdaceae bacterium.
CGAGGTCATTGTTGTGATCGAAGGCAAAGATGCCTGGAACATGCTTCAGCATGAGAGCGGTGTTCACAGGGTGCAGAGAGTCCCCGATACGGAGGCCCAGGGACGCATACACACCTCCACAGTGACCGTGGCGGTTCTTCCCGAACCGGAAGAACTGGAGCTCACCATAAACCCGGCCGAAATCCGCATCGATTTGTTTCGGAGCAGCGGCCCGGGCGGCCAGCACGTGAACACCACGGACTCGGCCGTACGCCTGACCCACATACCCACGGGCATGGTTGTTACCTGTCAAGACGAGAAATCGCAGCACAAGAACAAGGCAAAGGCCATGAGGGTGCTACGGGCGCGCCTCAAGGAAAAGATGGAAATCGAAAAGGAACAGGAGATATCCGAGGAGCGACGCAAACAGGTGGGAACCGGGGATAGAAGCGAGCGCATACGGACCTATAACTTCCCGCAGGGACGCGTGACCGACCACCGGATAGGCCTCACCCTCTATAAGCTTCCCGACGTGCTCAACGGCAATCTCAACGATCTCGTATCCCCGCTCAACGCCCACTTTCAGGCAGAAGCATTGAAGAAAGGATAGGTGGCGAGCGTGCACGCCAGGGATATCATTCTCAGGGAAAAGGCGATGTCCACGACGGATGTCTTGAGCATTATCTGTTTTGTGTGCTCATCGACCAAGGAACAGATCCTTACTCGTCTCACCACAGAAATAGACCAGGTGAAGCTTCAGGAGATCGAAAGATTTCTCGACCAGAGACGCAACGGAAAACCGCTCGCCTATATTACCAAGAAGAGGGAGTTCTATTCGGAAGATTTCATCGTGGACGCGAATGTGCTTGTGCCGCGACCGGAGACCGAAGTTCTCGTGGAAGAGGCACTCACTATCCTGGGCGAGAGAAGAGAGTTGAGCCGGATCGTGGACATGGGCACCGGATCGGGCGCCATAGGGTTGACGATAGCCAGAAGGGCCCGAAAGGAAGTTGTCTGTGTGGACGTGTCCCTAGCCGCACTCACGGTAGCCAGGCAGAATGCCCGCGCGCTCGGGGTAGATAAACAAGCAGTATTTGTCTGTTCCGACCTATTCGCCGGCATCAGACAGACAGAAAAATTCGACATGATTCTCTCCAACCTCCCCTATGTAGCGAGCGAAGAATGGGACCTGCTTGCGAAGGACGTGAAAGACTATGAACCGAAGACGGCTCTCGCGGGGGGTCCGGGCGGCATCGAAGTGTACAAAAGGTTTTCGCTTGAGGCGCCGGCGCATCTCGCGAGGCACGGATACATGCTTTGCGAGATAGGGGGGGGCGAGCAGGCGAGCGCCGTAAAAGGCATGTTTGAGTCAGCGGGACTTAAGGTGGTTGTGAAAAATGACTACGCCGGAACAGAAAGGGTGCTTATCGGATCATGGATAAATTTGTCATAGAAGGTGGGGAAAGACTCAAGGGAAAAGTCAAAATAAGCGGCTCAAAAAACGCCGTTTTACCGCTCATCGCCGCAACAATTCTGCAGAAAGGGCGATACAAAATAGGCAACGTTCCGCGATTGAGGGATGTGAGCACCATGCTTAAGCTCCTGTCCATTCTGGGTGGGACAAGCACCTGGCTCGACGAGAGCACCGTGGAGATTGATACGGAAGGGGTCAACAACCACGTAGCTCCTTACGAACTGGTCAAAGAAATGAGGGCGTCCCAGCTCGTGCTCGGTTCGCTCGCCGGCGGCCTGAAAAGGGCAACGGTCTCTTATCCGGGAGGGTGCGCGATCGGAGAGAGACCCATCGACCTCCACTTGAAGGGTTTATCGGCGCTCGGCTGTGAGGTGAAGATCAAGGAGGGCTATGTAGAAATAACGGCCAAGAGCTTGAAGGGGGCGCGCATAACCTTCGATACGGTAACGGTAGGCGGGACAGAGAACATGATTATGGCGGCATCGCTCGCCAAAGGCGAAACCATAATTGAAAACGCGGCCCGCGAACCCGAGGTGGTCGACCTGGCGAGGATGTTGAAAAAAATGGGCGCCAAAATTGAGGGCGAAGGCACGGAAGTCATAAAAATACGGGGCGTGAAAGAGCTTGCGCCCTGCACCTATGAGGTAATCCCCGATAGAATCGAGACCGGCACATACCTCGCCGCCTGCGCC
It includes:
- the murA gene encoding UDP-N-acetylglucosamine 1-carboxyvinyltransferase encodes the protein MDKFVIEGGERLKGKVKISGSKNAVLPLIAATILQKGRYKIGNVPRLRDVSTMLKLLSILGGTSTWLDESTVEIDTEGVNNHVAPYELVKEMRASQLVLGSLAGGLKRATVSYPGGCAIGERPIDLHLKGLSALGCEVKIKEGYVEITAKSLKGARITFDTVTVGGTENMIMAASLAKGETIIENAAREPEVVDLARMLKKMGAKIEGEGTEVIKIRGVKELAPCTYEVIPDRIETGTYLAACAMTRGSITIEGSAPEHLKTVIEKLREAGMEIDCEQGTIKASMTRKRPQSVDIKTAPYPGFPTDMQAQAMALMCVSKGVSAVTETIFENRMMHAAELRRMGADIRVIGNTAIVKGVEALSGAKVMATDLRASASLIIAGLAAYGTSEVSRIYHIDRGYEKIEEKLQGLGAKIERRKDASLGS
- a CDS encoding peptide chain release factor-like protein gives rise to the protein EVIVVIEGKDAWNMLQHESGVHRVQRVPDTEAQGRIHTSTVTVAVLPEPEELELTINPAEIRIDLFRSSGPGGQHVNTTDSAVRLTHIPTGMVVTCQDEKSQHKNKAKAMRVLRARLKEKMEIEKEQEISEERRKQVGTGDRSERIRTYNFPQGRVTDHRIGLTLYKLPDVLNGNLNDLVSPLNAHFQAEALKKG
- the prmC gene encoding peptide chain release factor N(5)-glutamine methyltransferase, with amino-acid sequence MHARDIILREKAMSTTDVLSIICFVCSSTKEQILTRLTTEIDQVKLQEIERFLDQRRNGKPLAYITKKREFYSEDFIVDANVLVPRPETEVLVEEALTILGERRELSRIVDMGTGSGAIGLTIARRARKEVVCVDVSLAALTVARQNARALGVDKQAVFVCSDLFAGIRQTEKFDMILSNLPYVASEEWDLLAKDVKDYEPKTALAGGPGGIEVYKRFSLEAPAHLARHGYMLCEIGGGEQASAVKGMFESAGLKVVVKNDYAGTERVLIGSWINLS